A genomic region of Papaver somniferum cultivar HN1 chromosome 7, ASM357369v1, whole genome shotgun sequence contains the following coding sequences:
- the LOC113300587 gene encoding transcription factor MafB-like, with protein MEPETHQFRIPGGFVHHHPHWYQCPPHHHHQPQHLHHHHHPHHLHHHHHHHQHPHHLHHQHHLGGQNLNPCIHHNLTSHPNLNHFHSCPNFPPLATIPCRFQSGTSVAIPATLSGETSSESKEQQGSDYQFVHEEYQLEEEQEEEEEAMYVMTDEWLEFFAKSEAKRKLEKQQAKLKKKQARKAAASKAEEEEAD; from the exons ATGGAGCCCGAAACCCATCAGTTCAGAATTCCCGGTGGATTCGTTCATCATCACCCACATTGGTATCAATGTCCtcctcatcaccaccaccagccacagcaccttcaccaccaccatcatccacatcaccttcaccaccaccaccaccaccaccaacatccacatcaccttcaccaccagcaCCATTTAGGTGGTCAGAATCTCAATCCTTGTATACATCACAACCTTACTTCCCACCCTAATCTTAATCACTTTCATTCGTGCCCTAATTTTCCTCCTCTAGCAACTATTCCCTGTAGATTCCAATCTGGCACCTCTGTTGCTATTCCTGCCACTCTCAGTGGAGAGACTTCTTCTGAATCCAAGGAACAACAAGGCTCAGATTATCA GTTTGTGCATGAGGAATATCAGCTAGAAGAAGagcaagaagaggaagaggaagcaatGTATGTTATGACTGACGAATGGTTGGAGTTCTTCGCGAAATCAGAAGCGAAGAGAAAATTAG AAAAGCAACAAGCGAAGCTGAAGAAGAAGCAGGCTAGAAAAGCAGCAGCAAGCaaagctgaagaagaagaagcagactAG